In Alteribacter keqinensis, a single window of DNA contains:
- a CDS encoding site-specific DNA-methyltransferase has product MSEINLTQNEETNVEKYAFEPIKGYPMLNWKGKRPFRSTQFYPAQLKETHGEPVNGWLNKIFWGDNLQVMSHLLKEYRGKIKLIYIDPPFDSKADYKKTITLNGASANNNYTSFEEKQYTDIWSNDDYLQFMYERLMLMKELLSIDGSIWVHCDWRKSHHLRSILDEIFGPDCFKAQITWRTMTSSGYKGKKSLGRSHADILYYSKSENNYIYNPTYTQMSKGMLERYKHEDEDGRKFKDSYLGDVTPKTVENLKRDNKLYITSNGGYRIKHYLDEAKGTLVDDVWTDISPENSQSKAQTGYPTQKPEKLLERIIKIASNPDDIVFDCFMGSGTTQTAALKLGRKFLGNDINLGSIQTVTKRLLSLTKEIENNGGKLDDTPEDCEKLYTGLSIYNVNNYEIFRNQVEAKRVILEALETQEIKTNTIFDGEKDGRMVKVMPVNRIATKADLNNLITDFDYKLFEKRQQEHPNQPVERILLVCMGHAPDLAAALEQEAGYKLDVEVVDILRDKSNLEFRRDAEADISIEDGQLVIKNFYPLNLLQKLSIMKENVKDWHELVESVMIDWNYDGAVIEPSIVDIPGKNKFVEGTYKVPEEAGTIRVKITDLLSESLEVSVENV; this is encoded by the coding sequence ATGAGTGAAATCAATTTAACCCAAAACGAGGAAACAAATGTTGAAAAATATGCATTTGAACCTATTAAAGGGTACCCAATGCTAAACTGGAAGGGAAAACGTCCATTTCGTTCAACACAGTTTTATCCGGCTCAACTAAAAGAGACACATGGTGAACCAGTAAATGGATGGCTAAACAAAATCTTTTGGGGAGACAATTTACAGGTAATGAGTCACTTATTAAAGGAGTACAGAGGAAAAATAAAATTAATATATATTGATCCTCCTTTCGATTCAAAGGCTGATTATAAAAAGACGATTACGTTAAATGGAGCTAGTGCAAATAATAATTACACTTCTTTTGAAGAAAAACAATATACTGATATTTGGAGCAATGATGATTATTTGCAATTTATGTATGAACGCTTAATGTTAATGAAGGAATTGCTATCTATTGATGGAAGCATTTGGGTTCATTGTGACTGGCGAAAAAGTCATCATTTAAGAAGCATCCTCGATGAAATCTTTGGGCCAGATTGTTTTAAAGCACAGATCACTTGGCGAACAATGACTTCTAGTGGTTATAAAGGAAAAAAGAGTCTAGGTCGAAGTCATGCAGATATTCTTTATTATAGTAAAAGTGAAAACAATTATATTTATAACCCTACTTATACTCAGATGAGTAAAGGTATGCTAGAAAGATATAAACATGAGGATGAAGACGGAAGAAAATTTAAGGATAGTTATTTAGGAGATGTTACACCTAAAACTGTTGAAAACCTTAAAAGAGATAATAAATTGTACATAACGTCGAATGGTGGATATAGAATTAAACATTATTTAGACGAAGCTAAAGGAACTCTGGTAGATGATGTTTGGACAGATATCTCTCCAGAAAACTCACAATCAAAAGCCCAAACTGGGTACCCAACTCAAAAGCCCGAAAAATTATTAGAAAGAATAATAAAAATAGCCTCTAATCCAGACGATATTGTTTTCGATTGTTTCATGGGATCAGGTACTACTCAAACTGCAGCGCTGAAGTTAGGAAGGAAATTCCTTGGAAACGATATTAATCTTGGATCAATACAGACTGTGACTAAGAGACTCCTCTCATTAACTAAAGAAATAGAAAACAATGGCGGGAAATTAGACGATACTCCAGAAGACTGCGAAAAGTTATATACAGGATTATCTATATATAATGTTAACAATTACGAAATATTTCGAAATCAAGTAGAAGCAAAAAGAGTAATATTAGAAGCTTTAGAAACACAAGAAATTAAAACTAATACTATTTTTGATGGAGAAAAAGATGGTCGAATGGTAAAGGTGATGCCTGTTAATCGCATTGCTACCAAAGCAGACTTAAACAATTTAATAACAGACTTTGATTATAAACTGTTTGAAAAACGTCAACAAGAACATCCGAATCAGCCTGTGGAAAGAATCTTACTCGTGTGTATGGGTCATGCCCCAGACCTTGCAGCGGCGTTAGAACAAGAGGCTGGCTATAAACTAGATGTAGAAGTCGTTGATATTTTAAGGGATAAGTCTAATTTGGAGTTTAGGCGAGATGCTGAAGCTGATATTTCAATTGAGGACGGACAGTTAGTGATTAAAAATTTCTATCCGTTGAATCTCTTACAAAAGTTAAGCATTATGAAAGAAAATGTAAAGGATTGGCACGAGTTAGTTGAATCGGTCATGATTGATTGGAACTATGATGGTGCGGTGATAGAGCCGAGTATTGTCGATATACCTGGAAAAAATAAGTTTGTTGAAGGTACTTATAAAGTCCCGGAAGAAGCTGGAACGATTAGGGTAAAAATCACCGATTTATTGTCAGAATCGTTAGAGGTGAGTGTTGAAAATGTCTAA
- a CDS encoding TnsA endonuclease N-terminal domain-containing protein, with translation MSNKKDFALDFAFFNYLNQFYEENKGTIRRRYRTLSKKFLDYNDPDNANSFLRGPQFEALEMYIFLKEYLNNAQVYQIFNDWYYKQNGFEKRRDYGLGTDEQMTLFGINEDQYKSVFSRMKKYAEEFAQEYPNYIFALTMGTGKTILMATCIFYEFLLANKFPKDKKYCHNALVFAPDKTVLQSLKEIQTFDRSKVVPSEYLNWLDTHLKIHFLEDTATTLNTIDRSKFNIIISNTQKIILKRQRKEKSVVDKLFSTPSFDRDSVYNKALDLYGFDQPEDEDELIENQRFLKLTRLEQLGIYVDEAHHSFGNALAKDMGLKKAKTSLRITINELSKSLEASGTSVVGCYNYTGTPYVGKEIFPEVVYAYGLKEAIDKKYLKEVTVNGYSNAKTIEFLRIVIKDFWEKYGENRREGLLPKLAIFGSKIEEIENELKPAVEQVLHELNISNEKILVNVGDSKLTTNDDIREFNRLDSPNSEKQIILLVNKGREGWNCRSLFGVALYRKPRSKIFVLQATMRCLRAIGNLQETASVYLSKENMSILHDELQENFRVSVEDLKGDSKSQRYKIRLVPPPVKVKVNRKSKLHRAKEKQVSETIDFQFEKVDLEKYKLKHIEQKGLVKGVIIKNKKNENDLSDQRETRKFSRLTLVAEIARYLNYSCIELDKILMKAKQSFDEILAYVNRYNELLYDWIIPRLFEEMYDIESFEKVEEKEIELVKEPKQGYYEMSANPNLVVEVNDENFSQLFDKSFHLDTYCFDSKPEKKFFEDIIKSDEINNVYFTGMLTHGQSEFFIQYIDPESNTVRSYYPDFLIEKKDGKWLIIEVKGDNKIDDPIVQAKEKAAIETAFASEMKYSILAGSEVMAGKSKTVLE, from the coding sequence ATGTCTAACAAAAAGGACTTTGCCTTAGATTTTGCTTTCTTTAATTACTTGAATCAGTTTTATGAGGAAAATAAAGGAACGATCCGTAGGCGTTACCGTACACTTTCAAAAAAGTTTCTGGACTATAATGATCCCGATAATGCTAATTCTTTTTTACGAGGACCCCAATTTGAAGCATTAGAAATGTACATCTTTCTTAAAGAATATTTAAACAATGCTCAAGTATATCAAATCTTTAATGATTGGTACTACAAGCAAAACGGTTTTGAAAAAAGGCGTGATTATGGTTTAGGAACAGATGAACAGATGACTTTATTCGGGATTAACGAAGATCAGTATAAATCTGTTTTTTCTCGTATGAAAAAGTATGCAGAAGAGTTTGCTCAAGAGTATCCGAACTATATTTTTGCACTGACAATGGGAACAGGGAAAACAATCTTAATGGCAACGTGTATATTTTACGAGTTTTTACTTGCAAACAAGTTTCCAAAAGATAAAAAGTATTGCCATAATGCCTTAGTGTTTGCTCCTGATAAAACAGTTCTCCAATCTTTAAAAGAAATTCAGACTTTTGATCGTAGTAAAGTCGTTCCATCTGAGTACCTAAATTGGCTTGATACACATTTGAAAATACATTTTCTTGAGGATACAGCTACAACATTAAACACAATCGATCGTTCGAAATTCAATATCATTATCTCTAATACACAGAAGATTATTTTAAAGCGGCAGCGTAAAGAAAAGAGTGTGGTAGACAAGCTTTTTAGTACGCCTTCTTTTGATCGAGATTCTGTATATAATAAGGCTCTAGATCTTTATGGATTTGATCAACCAGAGGATGAAGATGAGTTGATTGAAAACCAGCGTTTTTTGAAGTTAACACGACTTGAACAGTTAGGAATATATGTAGATGAAGCTCATCATTCCTTTGGAAATGCACTGGCAAAGGACATGGGATTAAAGAAAGCAAAAACGAGTTTGAGAATTACTATTAATGAGCTCTCTAAATCATTGGAAGCCTCGGGAACAAGTGTTGTAGGTTGTTACAACTATACAGGTACACCATATGTAGGGAAGGAGATATTTCCTGAAGTTGTCTATGCATATGGATTGAAAGAAGCTATTGATAAAAAATATTTGAAGGAAGTAACAGTGAATGGATATTCAAATGCGAAGACAATTGAATTTCTTCGTATAGTAATTAAGGATTTCTGGGAGAAGTATGGAGAAAACCGACGTGAAGGTTTATTACCTAAGTTGGCGATCTTCGGAAGTAAAATCGAAGAGATCGAAAATGAATTGAAACCAGCAGTTGAGCAAGTTCTCCATGAGCTGAATATATCGAATGAAAAAATTCTCGTAAACGTTGGTGATTCCAAGCTAACTACAAACGACGATATACGTGAATTTAATCGTTTGGATAGTCCTAACTCCGAAAAACAAATCATCCTACTCGTGAACAAAGGAAGGGAAGGGTGGAATTGTCGGTCCTTATTCGGAGTGGCTCTCTATCGAAAACCTAGGTCGAAAATCTTTGTACTACAAGCAACAATGAGGTGTTTGAGGGCGATAGGGAATCTTCAAGAGACAGCAAGTGTATACCTTTCTAAAGAGAATATGTCAATTCTGCATGATGAACTCCAAGAAAACTTCAGAGTGAGCGTTGAAGATTTAAAAGGAGATAGTAAAAGCCAGCGCTATAAAATAAGGTTGGTTCCGCCACCGGTAAAAGTGAAAGTTAATAGAAAGAGCAAGCTACACAGAGCAAAAGAAAAACAGGTTTCAGAAACTATTGATTTTCAATTTGAAAAGGTCGATCTAGAAAAGTACAAGCTAAAACACATCGAACAAAAAGGGCTTGTGAAGGGTGTTATAATTAAAAATAAAAAAAATGAGAACGATCTTTCAGATCAACGAGAAACTAGAAAGTTTAGTCGATTAACTCTCGTAGCTGAGATTGCTCGTTACTTAAACTATTCATGTATTGAACTAGACAAAATTCTGATGAAGGCTAAGCAAAGCTTCGATGAAATTCTTGCTTATGTGAACAGGTACAATGAATTGTTATACGACTGGATAATACCACGACTTTTCGAAGAAATGTATGACATCGAGAGTTTTGAAAAAGTAGAGGAAAAGGAAATCGAATTAGTTAAAGAGCCAAAGCAGGGGTATTATGAGATGTCAGCAAATCCTAACTTAGTTGTAGAAGTTAATGATGAAAATTTCAGCCAGTTATTTGATAAGTCGTTCCATTTAGATACTTATTGCTTTGACTCAAAACCAGAGAAGAAATTCTTCGAGGATATAATCAAGAGTGATGAGATTAATAATGTATATTTCACAGGAATGCTTACTCATGGCCAATCTGAATTTTTTATTCAATACATCGATCCTGAATCCAATACAGTAAGAAGTTATTACCCAGATTTCCTTATCGAAAAAAAGGATGGCAAATGGCTTATCATTGAAGTTAAAGGTGATAACAAGATTGATGATCCGATTGTACAAGCTAAAGAAAAGGCAGCTATAGAAACTGCATTTGCTAGTGAGATGAAATATTCAATACTTGCTGGAAGCGAGGTTATGGCAGGGAAGTCTAAAACAGTCTTAGAGTAA
- a CDS encoding ATP-dependent helicase has product MISNNLNLHQKQAVETTEGPVLIIAGPGSGKTFTLVERIYHLITEKEVEAENILVATFTEKAAKELVTRVSNRLHEGNIKFNLNETYLGTIHSICLRLLEENREFTRLKKNYILMDQFDQQYFIYQKVHQYDQIIGSDLILGDQSRWRKAENLVKWINKVSEEMLDIKDLKSSPDPQVIALGKCYELYQQHLEEENSLDFSTIQLETYKLLKNHPEVRKGLNEKIHYLMIDEYQDTNAIQEEIIFLLAAEKHNLCVVGDDDQGLYRFRGATIRNILEFPKRFSKGDCKQIELSINYRSHPLIIQYYNEWMEQQSWHYGGKTFRFDKKIKPKDGEHPKCPTVIKCSGSDGLDNWYEEVYLFLTSLKKKGKLTDWNQVAFLFKSVKNSKTIGLANYLEERNIPVYSPRSSMYFDRKEIRLLIGAFLFLFPQLPEVRKWSDDAYLQEWEMYDKCFEEFVDELRKPGNEKLLKWARNKAKNHYNLSDNTDYAFAGLFYQLLQFDLFSRYLESDAEKVSDNRAVRNVSLFSQLLTKFEYLHRVSVLTPVNVNQVLRTFINQYLRFLINGGINEYEDDSEYAPSGCVSFLTIHQSKGLEFPVVVVGSLESTPRKQYSDLDEILQQNYYHKEPFEPLERTKYYDFWRLYYTAFSRSQNLLVLSCQENKASGSGTRNVPSKSFIDSYQHLKSWRGLDGIYGLRLERVKDVNIKKEYSFTSHINIFETCALQYKFYKDLEFSPVRQGATLFGTLVHQTIEDIHKAALRGEEGKISSDNVEDWFNSNYNNLVKKERIYLAPQIKKAALGQVERYVERQNNYWSHIKEAEVDVSLVKDGYILKGTIDLIKGENDTVEIVDFKSEKKPDLVKEKDTMYHYKRQLEVYAHLVEERTGQKVSKMHLYYTGEDDSVPYVTFSKDTEAIEKTISTFDDIVERIEQKDYTVKERPKKHCRNCDMRFYCDQKL; this is encoded by the coding sequence ATGATTAGCAACAACCTTAATTTACATCAAAAACAAGCCGTTGAAACCACTGAAGGGCCAGTTTTAATAATAGCTGGTCCAGGTTCGGGAAAGACATTTACTTTGGTAGAAAGAATATACCACTTGATAACTGAAAAAGAGGTGGAAGCAGAAAACATCCTGGTTGCTACTTTTACTGAAAAAGCCGCAAAGGAATTAGTAACGCGTGTCTCCAATAGGCTGCATGAAGGGAACATTAAGTTTAATTTAAACGAAACGTACCTAGGAACTATTCACTCAATTTGTTTGCGTTTACTTGAAGAAAATCGTGAATTTACTCGATTAAAAAAGAATTATATTTTGATGGATCAATTCGATCAACAATACTTTATTTATCAAAAGGTACATCAATATGATCAGATTATCGGATCTGATTTAATACTGGGTGATCAGTCTAGGTGGAGAAAGGCTGAGAACCTTGTAAAGTGGATTAATAAAGTTAGTGAGGAAATGCTGGACATCAAAGATCTAAAAAGCTCTCCAGATCCTCAAGTTATAGCCTTAGGGAAATGTTATGAGCTATATCAACAACACCTAGAAGAAGAGAATTCACTAGATTTTTCAACGATCCAACTGGAAACATACAAGTTGTTAAAAAATCACCCAGAGGTTCGAAAGGGCTTAAATGAAAAAATACATTATCTAATGATCGATGAGTATCAGGATACTAATGCGATCCAAGAAGAGATAATCTTTTTATTAGCAGCAGAAAAACACAATTTATGTGTAGTTGGAGACGATGATCAAGGTCTCTATCGTTTTAGAGGAGCTACAATCAGAAATATTTTGGAATTTCCTAAAAGGTTTTCAAAGGGAGATTGTAAGCAAATTGAATTATCAATAAACTATCGTTCACATCCATTAATCATCCAATATTACAATGAGTGGATGGAGCAACAGAGCTGGCACTACGGAGGTAAGACTTTTCGTTTTGATAAAAAGATTAAACCAAAAGACGGGGAGCATCCTAAATGCCCGACTGTCATTAAGTGCTCTGGTTCCGATGGGTTAGATAATTGGTATGAAGAAGTATACCTATTTTTAACTTCGCTAAAAAAGAAAGGGAAACTTACTGATTGGAACCAAGTGGCCTTTCTGTTTAAATCTGTTAAGAACTCTAAGACTATCGGGTTAGCCAATTATTTAGAGGAAAGGAATATTCCGGTTTATTCCCCAAGATCGAGTATGTATTTTGATCGTAAAGAAATCAGGCTTTTAATTGGCGCTTTTCTGTTTTTATTTCCTCAGCTTCCCGAAGTGAGGAAGTGGAGTGATGATGCATATTTGCAGGAGTGGGAAATGTATGATAAATGTTTTGAAGAATTTGTAGACGAGCTACGCAAACCAGGGAATGAAAAATTGCTTAAATGGGCCAGGAATAAGGCGAAAAATCACTATAATCTAAGTGATAATACCGATTATGCTTTTGCAGGGTTGTTTTATCAGTTACTTCAATTTGATCTATTTAGCCGCTACTTAGAGTCTGATGCAGAGAAAGTTAGTGATAATAGAGCTGTCAGGAATGTTTCCTTGTTTTCACAGTTGCTAACAAAGTTTGAATACTTACATCGGGTGTCTGTATTAACACCAGTTAATGTTAACCAAGTGTTGCGTACGTTCATTAATCAGTATTTAAGGTTCTTGATCAATGGTGGGATTAATGAATATGAAGACGATTCGGAATATGCGCCAAGTGGTTGTGTGTCATTTTTAACAATCCACCAATCCAAAGGTTTAGAGTTTCCAGTTGTCGTGGTTGGGTCACTTGAGTCTACACCTAGAAAACAATACTCAGACCTAGATGAGATATTACAGCAAAATTATTACCATAAAGAGCCGTTCGAACCATTAGAACGAACAAAGTATTATGACTTCTGGAGGCTTTATTATACCGCGTTTTCTCGTTCACAGAATTTGTTAGTGCTGAGTTGTCAAGAAAATAAAGCAAGTGGCAGTGGTACAAGGAATGTTCCATCGAAAAGTTTTATTGACTCCTACCAACATTTGAAAAGTTGGAGAGGCTTAGACGGTATTTATGGTTTAAGGTTAGAGAGAGTAAAGGATGTAAATATTAAGAAGGAATATTCATTCACATCGCACATTAATATTTTTGAAACGTGTGCGCTCCAATATAAATTTTACAAAGATCTGGAATTCTCCCCGGTCCGACAGGGGGCAACGCTATTTGGAACGCTTGTTCACCAGACTATAGAGGATATCCATAAAGCAGCTCTGCGAGGTGAGGAAGGAAAGATATCAAGTGACAACGTTGAAGATTGGTTTAATTCAAATTATAATAACCTGGTAAAAAAAGAACGGATCTATCTCGCTCCACAAATCAAAAAGGCTGCTCTAGGACAAGTTGAAAGGTATGTAGAGCGGCAAAACAATTATTGGTCTCATATTAAAGAGGCAGAAGTTGACGTTTCACTAGTAAAAGATGGTTATATCCTAAAAGGCACTATTGATTTGATTAAAGGTGAGAATGATACGGTTGAAATTGTCGATTTTAAATCAGAAAAAAAGCCAGACTTGGTAAAAGAAAAAGATACAATGTATCATTATAAACGCCAACTTGAAGTGTATGCTCATTTAGTCGAGGAACGAACTGGACAAAAAGTAAGCAAGATGCATTTGTATTACACCGGGGAAGACGATAGTGTACCTTATGTAACGTTTTCGAAGGATACAGAGGCAATTGAAAAAACTATTTCTACATTCGATGACATTGTAGAACGAATTGAACAGAAAGATTATACCGTGAAAGAGCGGCCTAAAAAACATTGCCGAAACTGTGATATGCGGTTTTATTGTGATCAGAAGCTGTAA